In the genome of Kluyveromyces marxianus DMKU3-1042 DNA, complete genome, chromosome 1, one region contains:
- the ELP4 gene encoding Elongator subunit ELP4, with the protein MSFRKRGEILSDKNAPKRREVSPRLGPQRDLPARGPPTGPQISIQRNAPPHPQRIVPNTRGIERDMMGLRIGRSPNATLEDNSPLLDTSHPGIRPSPATSQQTTSTGCSDLDKLMGHMGFPLGNSLLIEEESTTDFNSILTKVFAAQGIVHNRVENPAGYKDGNTHIIVLSLNHQIAKELPGVYKGSRKEIKKSKIAEEQSKVTVSNLLESQNHTPKQRDKDLKIAWRYGINDRNGEKAKSGREYDQNETYPNYNHQFDITSTLIPVPTSNEISFISPFLPVVSVLSQVEATIKRHDSKLIRILIPNILHPALYPPKMAQLKEITPLLHGLRSILKKYKTRCVMLSTISTALFSNQPIFMAQIEQLFDGVVVLEPFGQEMLQFLERAYKSQPNKIQHGLVHIKKLPVFSERGEMHVAKSEWAFKNGRKRFEIEEWGIPVEDDDNSQNTQSSTSHTNEHDHDHSHAHTKNIEF; encoded by the coding sequence ATGTCTTTCAGGAAAAGAGGTGAAATATTGAGTGATAAGAACGCACCAAAGAGACGAGAAGTTTCTCCTCGTCTTGGGCCTCAGAGAGATTTACCAGCAAGAGGCCCTCCAACGGGACCCCAAATTTCTATTCAAAGAAATGCGCCTCCACACCCACAAAGGATAGTGCCTAATACTAGAGGTATAGAAAGAGATATGATGGGTTTACGCATTGGCCGTTCGCCCAATGCAACATTGGAGGATAATTCTCCATTGCTTGACACGTCTCATCCAGGTATACGACCATCTCCAGCTACATCACAACAAACTACATCAACTGGATGTTCTGACTTGGATAAATTGATGGGACATATGGGCTTCCCTCTAGGGAATTCACTTCTAATCGAAGAGGAGTCTACAACAGATTTTAATTCAATTTTAACTAAAGTTTTTGCAGCGCAAGGTATTGTACACAATCGTGTCGAAAATCCAGCAGGGTATAAGGATGGTAATACCCATATCATTGTGCTTTCACTAAACCATCAGATAGCTAAAGAACTCCCTGGTGTATACAAAGGATctagaaaagaaatcaaaaaatccAAGATAGCAGAAGAGCAGTCTAAGGTTACTGTTTCAAATCTTTTAGAATCTCAGAATCACACGCCTAAACAAAGAGATAAAGACCTAAAGATTGCATGGAGATATGGAATCAATGATAGAAATGGTGAAAAAGCAAAGTCTGGTCGTGAGTATGATCAGAACGAAACTTATCCAAACTATAATCATCAATTCGACATCACATCAACTTTAATTCCCGTCCCTACTTCCAACGAAATATCGTTCATCTCGCCATTCCTTCCTGTCGTTTCAGTTCTTTCACAAGTGGAGGCTACTATTAAGAGACACGATTCGAAATTAATAAGAATCCTCATTCCTAATATTTTGCATCCAGCATTGTATCCACCTAAGATGGCCCAACTTAAAGAGATAACCCCCCTCTTACATGGATTGAGGTccattttgaaaaaatataagACGAGATGTGTGATGCTCTCCACTATTTCAACGGCGCTCTTTTCTAATCAACCAATTTTCATGGCCCAGATAGAGCAGCTTTTTGACGGTGTCGTAGTGTTGGAACCATTTGGTCAGGAAATGTTACAATTCTTGGAAAGAGCTTACAAATCCCAACCAAACAAGATACAACACGGTCTAGTGCATATTAAGAAACTTCCAGTGTTTTCCGAAAGAGGTGAGATGCACGTTGCTAAATCGGAATGGGCTTTCAAAAACGGTAGAAAAAGGTTTGAGATAGAAGAATGGGGTATTCCggttgaagatgatgacaaCTCGCAAAATACCCAATCAAGCACATCTCACACCAACGAACACGATCATGACCACAGCCATGCGCATACTAAAAATATAGAGTTTTAA
- the ECM31 gene encoding 3-methyl-2-oxobutanoate hydroxymethyltransferase produces the protein MFRLISRRCYSVHGAPAKASASAVRQLTVKDIIDKYHNGSPISMVTAYDYITASWAQKANADMILVGDSVAMCSLGYESTTQLSLEEFKYHVASVCRAPGNAFVVVDMPFGSFEKSIPSGIENAFQLLHLNPRVQAVKVECGLAKNDYSLDYMRELIRRGIPVVGHIGLTPQRVHSLGGYKVQGNQQTADAIALYDVSQRLQEMGCFALVLECIPHKITSVISKKLQIPTIGIGAGPGTSGQVLVQSDLLGMLTGHVPKFVKTYANLQIDAVSALNQYVKEVQDKSFPKVGEHTFRVSDEVYQDFVSKVDKDT, from the coding sequence ATGTTCCGCTTAATTAGTAGAAGGTGTTATTCGGTGCACGGAGCGCCAGCAAAGGCATCAGCTTCTGCAGTACGCCAGCTCACTGTGAAAGATATTATAGACAAATATCACAATGGAAGTCCTATATCGATGGTCACTGCGTATGACTACATCACAGCAAGCTGGGCACAGAAAGCTAACGCAGACATGATCCTTGTAGGAGATTCCGTCGCGATGTGCTCTTTGGGGTACGAGTCCACGACCCAACTTTCGTTGGAGGAATTCAAGTACCACGTCGCATCGGTGTGCCGTGCTCCTGGAAACGCATTTGTTGTAGTAGATATGCCCTTCGGGTCATTTGAGAAGTCTATACCATCGGGCATCGAAAACGCCTTTCAATTGCTACATTTAAATCCTCGAGTACAGGCTGTTAAAGTCGAATGTGGTCTTGCTAAGAATGATTATTCTTTGGATTACATGCGCGAATTGATCAGACGGGGTATACCTGTAGTAGGTCACATCGGATTGACTCCGCAAAGAGTTCATTCATTAGGAGGTTATAAAGTTCAAGGGAATCAACAGACTGCAGACGCCATCGCGCTATACGATGTAAGCCAGCGATTACAAGAGATGGGGTGTTTTGCTCTCGTCTTAGAATGTATTCCCCATAAAATTACATCGGTAATATCCAAAAAGTTACAGATTCCCACAATTGGCATTGGTGCGGGACCTGGTACTAGTGGACAGGTCTTGGTACAATCGGACCTACTGGGTATGCTTACGGGACACGTTCCGAAGTTCGTTAAAACGTACGCCAATTTACAAATTGACGCAGTTTCCGCTTTAAATCAATACgtaaaagaagttcaagatAAATCTTTCCCCAAGGTTGGTGAACACACCTTCAGGGTAAGTGATGAAGTTTATCAGGATTTCGTCTCAAAGGTAGATAAAGACACCTGA
- the UMP1 gene encoding Ump1p — MNIVPDNTFKSSVSTDKAGEHKSNAVQSLPDVFREQVGARPMNTQLNDRHPLESRISNWEETQHKRQLEQYRQIFGIAEPMKRVMELKLVENTDFNPLNHSELHRDILMNKETSIDWEDVYPAADFTSGMMVGDDLHTKIERKMGI; from the coding sequence ATGAATATTGTACCAGATAACACATTCAAATCCAGTGTATCTACTGATAAGGCTGGTGAGCACAAGTCCAATGCCGTCCAAAGTTTACCAGATGTTTTCAGGGAACAAGTAGGTGCTCGCCCCATGAATACACAACTTAATGACAGACATCCTCTAGAATCGCGCATTAGCAACTGGGAAGAAACCCAACACAAGAGACAACTGGAGCAGTACAGACAGATTTTTGGGATTGCTGAGCCTATGAAGAGAGTCATGGAACTAAAACTTGTAGAAAACACCGATTTCAACCCATTGAACCACTCCGAACTACACAGGGATATTCTAATGAACAAAGAGACTTCTATAGACTGGGAAGATGTGTATCCTGCTGCGGATTTCACCAGCGGAATGATGGTGGGTGATGATTTACACActaaaattgaaagaaaaatgggCATATAA
- the SMY2 gene encoding Smy2p produces MEYQKSSQFDYVHSINSVNSQLQDFSMSSSIGSPHPMSGSSTPLSGVPHLHRSTSLMDTLGIQRTHSPFESAASMKWSSGPNSNPTMSHGIPVGGSADIGIPAPPGLTLNAKQISWKYLDQTHQVQGPFDSQLMDQWYNSGFFNESLQLMPIQSLDPFQFSNRFIAFAELLRKTGTVNPFHTFDMICSNANPNINQVNNINQTSFFGSALPTSNQPVMGLHQQFDVPLFDTTPTLQNMQYTGSQLNIENPVELRENFQSPDLSHSEILQLKSEDGSYYHDTVVTVPYSKNIQVVDSFNQPKSGLESDKKRTIIQPPIKSSTESKTSEQKKEPVEPPSEKPKSEVNSTDFVKNISEDKKQETFTPAEESIPNNQTKKDKSFNDEIIQQLIIQEELERKKKEEKKKKKEQQQQQQQQQQQKQSKSDSLSTKSKDSFSNDQNHSEAHSNEHDISSPWSAPVKPAVQTINLSDIQKRDAEEKRRREQEREKREREAALKLQQALLEEEKKNKINVSSVASWANQNKLPLKVTTTPLSTSKPQQTQETSVEKIKYIEEQRKILEDIQKSQSQGKPEVSGSLGGWSSIAKKKALNEPIQSNKQVSNSFLNPGNTNSKKKILHGSTISIPTLKKGNSTTPTIAYSGNQSTSARKQFLSWCRSQMKLSPGVKVDSVLEMLLSLPPTMDSKEIISDTIYANSSVMEGRSFASEFIKRRIECEKSLNDPLTWSEALSLPQGDSDDWEFQVVSKKKGKKF; encoded by the coding sequence ATGGAATACCAAAAGTCTTCACAGTTCGACTATGTGCACAGCATAAATTCTGTGAATTCGCAGTTGCAAGATTTTAGCATGTCTTCATCAATTGGAAGCCCACATCCTATGAGTGGGTCGTCAACACCATTATCTGGCGTACCGCATCTTCATCGTTCCACATCTCTTATGGACACTTTAGGAATTCAAAGAACCCATTCGCCTTTTGAAAGTGCTGCTTCAATGAAATGGAGTTCAGGACCAAATTCTAACCCCACGATGAGCCATGGAATTCCTGTTGGTGGAAGTGCTGATATTGGGATACCGGCACCCCCAGGTCTCACATTGAATGCAAAACAGATTTCTTGGAAGTATCTAGATCAGACTCATCAAGTTCAGGGTCCCTTTGATTCGCAGTTGATGGACCAATGGTACAATAGTGGGTTTTTCAATGAGAGTTTGCAATTGATGCCCATACAGAGTCTTGATCCCTTTCAATTCTCGAATCGATTCATTGCTTTCGCAGAGTTACTTAGAAAGACTGGAACAGTTAATCCATTTCATACATTCGATATGATCTGTTCGAACGCCAATCCAAACATAAATCAAGTTAACAACATTAATCAAACTTCATTTTTTGGTTCAGCCTTACCAACTTCAAATCAACCTGTTATGGGACTTCACCAACAATTTGATGTACCATTATTCGATACCACGCCAACTTTGCAGAATATGCAATATACCGGCTCACAATTGAATATTGAAAATCCTGTGGAATTGAGGGAGAACTTCCAATCTCCTGATTTGTCTCATTCAGAGATTTTGCAATTGAAGAGTGAGGATGGATCCTATTACCATGATACCGTAGTTACTGTTCCGTATTCTAAAAACATCCAAGTTGTAGACAGTTTTAATCAGCCAAAGTCTGGTTTAGAGAGCGACAAAAAACGTACGATTATTCAGCCCCCTATCAAATCTTCAACTGAGTCCAAGACTTCAGAGCAAAAGAAGGAACCTGTTGAGCCACCTAGTGAGAAACCAAAATCGGAAGTTAACTCAACTGACTTTGTTAAGAATATCTCAGAGGATAAAAAACAGGAAACCTTTACTCCGGCAGAAGAATCTATCCCAAATaatcaaaccaaaaaagaCAAGTCATTTAATGATGAAATCATCCAGCAATTGATTATACAGGAAGAACTTGAACgtaaaaagaaggaagaaaagaagaagaagaaggaacaacaacaacaacaacaacaacaacaacaacagaaacaaagtAAATCGGATAGTCTGTCTACCAAATCTAAAGattcattttcaaatgaTCAAAATCATTCAGAAGCACATAGTAACGAACATGATATTTCGTCGCCATGGAGTGCACCTGTAAAGCCTGCTGTCCAAACAATTAACTTATCTGATATTCAGAAGCGTGACGcggaagagaagagaagaagggaaCAAGAACGAGAAAAAAGGGAAAGGGAAGCGGCATTGAAATTACAACAAGCTctattggaagaagaaaagaagaacaagattAATGTATCCTCTGTAGCTTCTTGGgcaaaccaaaacaaattGCCATTAAAggtaacaacaacaccattATCAACATCAAAACCTCAACAGACACAAGAAACATCAGTTGAGAAGATAAAGTATATCGAAGAACAGAGAAAGATCTTagaagatattcaaaaatCTCAATCCCAAGGCAAACCGGAAGTATCAGGTTCACTTGGCGGTTGGTCAAGTatagcaaagaaaaaggctCTCAATGAGCCCATACAATCTAATAAGCAAGTCTCTAACTCATTCTTGAATCCTGGAAATACTAAttctaaaaagaagattttgCATGGGTCCACAATCTCAATCCCTACTCTGAAGAAGGGAAATTCTACGACGCCTACTATAGCTTATTCTGGAAATCAGTCTACTTCTGCTAGAAAACAGTTTTTGAGCTGGTGTAGATCTCAAATGAAACTTTCTCCTGGAGTTAAAGTGGACTCTGTTTTGGAAATGTTATTATCCTTACCACCAACAATGGATTCGAAGGAGATAATATCTGATACCATATATGCTAATAGTTCTGTGATGGAAGGCCGTTCTTTTGCATCTGAATTTATCAAGAGACGTATTGAGTGTGAAAAATCTTTAAATGACCCACTAACGTGGTCAGAAGCTTTGAGTCTACCTCAGGGAGATTCCGACGACTGGGAGTTCCAGGTTGtgagcaagaagaaaggtaAAAAATTCTAA
- the MSD1 gene encoding aspartate--tRNA ligase MSD1 has product MIYIHIIQLLSNFFIPTIRLFFAFSHRTKRNKAIFFLHIMWKYSCIYNKNKLLESCQVYIDCTTTRTTNNFTMLKIRRFSTFSNRLGPFPPLNSVKDKFIFKSSSETSSISSIIENKQEKGNVIINGWIDAKPKKVGKNLIFGTLRDTNGETIQIVDSQSLLKDSQVEDVVQIVGELSEKKKSGNAASQANCHNKEFELKLLNLQKLNQANKKPSQLQDFKIKDTNFPPEYRYLQLRLPKYQRNLELRYEASKSIRSLLDSFNFVEIETPLLFKSTPEGAREFLVPTRGKIDGEASFYALPQSPQQYKQLLIASGVHRYFQIARCFRDEDLRSDRQPEFTQIDMEMAFAAGKDVREVIEKVVTCTWNKHNVAGTDLHTLDKAGNIVPASSEQKIAQLTYQHVMTNYGIDKPDLRSPDLKIMDLSEFKAYGYTNKDFPVFEVLVLRNAFESMENFEKEWGFLSKTDNYKSRTPIVVPIENEDAQTSWFNKFLSIAAFENPKLVTKFLNLQKGDIIIGSTREPTRRLFENPTPLGRARQLVLQTAKGKELFRKTDASVAAWVVDFPLFSPVEKAETTQRLYPEYVPDSFCSTHHPFTMVSLKDYNKLESDPLACHGEHYDLVINGVELGGGSTRIHDPELQNFIFHNILKIKNSEELFGHLLNAFKMGTPPHAGFAIGFDRMCAMLCGTESIRDVIAFPKSISGVDKVVGSPSKVPSYTLTEYNIKSNTDLD; this is encoded by the coding sequence atgatatatatcCATATTATTCAACTATTATCAAATTTCTTTATCCCAACTATTCGGCTCTTTTTCGCTTTTTCTCATAGAACAAAACGAAATAAAGcgatcttcttcttacaTATAATGTGGAAGTACAGCTGCAtctataataaaaataagcTCCTTGAGAGTTGTCAAGTGTATATAGACTGTACAACAACTCGTACCACTAATAATTTCACGATGCTAAAAATTAGACGTTTTAGCACTTTCAGCAACAGGTTAGGTCCTTTTCCACCTTTAAATTCAGTGAAAGATAAATTTATCTTCAAGTCATCATCGGAGACTAGTAGCATCAGCTCTATAATAGAGAATAAGCAAGAAAAAGGGAACGTGATCATTAACGGTTGGATTGACGCAAAGCCAAAGAAAGTTGGTAaaaatttaatttttggGACCTTAAGGGACACCAATGGTGAAACCATCCAAATAGTTGATTCTCAGTCTTTACTGAAGGATAGTCAAGTCGAAGACGTTGTCCAAATCGTTGGTGAATTATCcgaaaaaaagaagtctGGCAATGCGGCTTCCCAAGCTAATTGCCATaacaaagaatttgaaCTCAAGCTTCTAAACTTGCAAAAGTTGAATCAAGCCAACAAGAAACCTTCTCAATTGCAAGATTTTAAGATCAAGGATACTAACTTCCCTCCAGAATATAGGTATTTACAATTGAGACTACCCAAATATCAAAGGAACTTGGAGTTAAGATATGAAGCATCTAAGAGTATAAGGTCCTTGTTGGACTCCTTTAACTTTGTTGAGATTGAAACACCGCTCTTATTTAAATCTACACCGGAGGGTGCTCGCGAGTTTTTGGTTCCAACAAGAGGTAAAATAGATGGCGAAGCTTCGTTTTATGCGTTACCGCAAAGTCCACAGCAGTATAAACAATTATTAATAGCCAGTGGCGTTCATCGTTATTTCCAGATTGCTCGTTGCTTCCGTGATGAAGACCTTAGAAGTGATAGACAACCCGAATTCACCCAAATTGATATGGAAATGGCATTTGCTGCTGGTAAAGACGTCAGGGAAGTTATTGAAAAGGTTGTCACCTGCACTTGGAATAAGCACAATGTTGCAGGAACTGATTTACATACTTTAGACAAGGCAGGAAATATAGTTCCTGCCTCTTCTGAACAGAAGATTGCCCAACTTACCTACCAACATGTTATGACGAACTATGGTATTGATAAACCTGATTTGAGATCGCCTGATTTGAAGATAATGGATCTATCTGAATTTAAGGCATACGGTTATACCAATAAAGACTTTCCTGTGTTTGAAGTGTTAGTGCTACGTAACGCCTTTGAGAGTATggaaaactttgaaaaagaatggGGCTTTTTATCTAAAACTGATAACTACAAGAGTAGAACGCCAATAGTTGTTCCAATCGAAAATGAAGACGCTCAAACGTCTTGGTTCAATAAATTCTTGTCGATTGCAGCTTTTGAGAACCCAAAGTTAGTCACTAAATTCTTAAATCTGCAAAAGGGTGACATAATCATCGGTTCGACAAGAGAACCGACCCGCAGACTCTTCGAAAACCCAACGCCTTTGGGTAGGGCTCGTCAACTAGTCCTACAAACTGCGAAAGGAAAGGAACTATTCCGTAAAACAGACGCCTCTGTTGCAGCATGGGTAGTTGATTTCCCGCTCTTTTCACCTGTAGAAAAGGCTGAAACAACTCAAAGGCTCTATCCGGAATATGTTCCGGACAGTTTCTGCTCCACCCATCATCCATTTACAATGGTCAGTTTGAAGGACTACAATAAATTGGAATCTGATCCTTTGGCTTGTCATGGTGAACATTACGACCTTGTTATTAATGGAGTGGAGTTAGGTGGAGGTTCAACTAGAATTCACGATCCAGAGTTGCaaaatttcattttccaCAATATTCTAAAGATTAAGAACTCAGAAGAACTCTTTGGTCACTTGTTGAATGCATTTAAAATGGGAACCCCTCCACATGCAGGATTTGCTATTGGTTTCGATAGAATGTGTGCTATGCTATGTGGCACTGAAAGTATCAGAGATGTAATTGCATTCCCTAAGAGTATCAGTGGTGTGGATAAAGTTGTTGGTAGCCCATCAAAGGTTCCATCTTATACACTTACTGAATACAATATCAAATCTAACACGGATTTGGATTAA
- the FMP30 gene encoding N-acetylphosphatidylethanolamine-hydrolyzing phospholipase D (mitochondrial) — translation MFRVITPKSLLKRHYTSKTTKQTRRIGLKTALALFVPYTGYAIYVFGKTNYEITKRETELEDPEDISFESTLFKYSPLQILGRFENPFNEYRIQTVYEFFFNRLIEVFQLNRGGLPRSKEKMDELMPIHKPFWLTNDDNVNIKAKDTTNTIEVELKPFSKDKAVVGKDDAIHLNFTWLGQSCSLILLDNLKILTDPLFSNHLINETIGPKRITVMPCEIEDMPTPDIILVSHNHPDHLDEKSLQFWGDNSPQKPLWIVPKGLAPYMLSNSVSNFIELSWWETCHVKLNNPKNRNIEETVYQISSVPAMHWSGRSVLDANRSLWCSFFVHKGSKPVLFHAGDTGFVQDLYKRMAHKYGEGVKLALLPCGQYCPEWHQRPRHINPQEVIKIMKDLNAQNTLGIHWGTFILSGEYFREPKEKLEMLAGFEEISDRCYCPELGQTIDFSEKK, via the coding sequence ATGTTTCGAGTTATCACTCCCAAAAGTCTACTGAAAAGACACTATACTAGTAAAACTACCAAACAAACTAGACGCATTGGACTCAAAACAGCATTGGCGCTTTTCGTACCTTATACCGGATATGCTATTTATGTATTCGGTAAGACTAACTATGAAATCAcgaaaagagaaacagaACTTGAAGATCCTGAAGATATTTCATTCGAATCCactcttttcaaatattcacCTTTGCAGATACTGGGTCGTTTTGAGAACCCTTTCAATGAATATAGGATTCAAACTGTGTAcgaattctttttcaatagaCTCATTGAGGTCTTTCAGTTGAATAGGGGAGGTTTGCCACGAAGTAAGGAAAAAATGGACGAACTAATGCCCATTCATAAACCTTTTTGGCTAACGaatgatgataatgttAATATTAAAGCCAAAGATACTACAAACACCATAGAAGTTGAATTGAAACCCTTTAGTAAAGACAAAGCAGTAGTTGGTAAAGACGACGCAATTCATCTTAATTTTACATGGTTGGGTCAATCTTGTAGTCTCATTTTACTAGATAATTTGAAGATCCTGACTGATCCTTTATTCTCGAACCATTTGATTAATGAAACTATTGGACCAAAAAGAATCACTGTTATGCCTTGTGAAATAGAGGATATGCCAACTCCAGATATTATTTTGGTATCTCATAACCATCCGGATCATTTGGATGAAAAAAGCTTACAGTTTTGGGGAGATAATAGTCCTCAAAAACCATTATGGATTGTGCCCAAGGGATTGGCACCATACATGTTGTCTAATAGCGTCTCAAATTTTATAGAGTTATCATGGTGGGAAACGTGCCATGTTAAATTGAATAACCCAAAGAATCGTAACATCGAAGAAACGGTATATCAAATATCATCTGTACCAGCAATGCACTGGTCTGGAAGGTCTGTTCTGGATGCAAATAGATCCCTTTGGTGttcattttttgttcaCAAGGGCTCCAAACCCGTACTTTTCCACGCTGGAGACACAGGCTTTGTACAAGATCTATACAAGAGAATGGCACATAAATATGGAGAAGGCGTTAAACTGGCATTATTACCTTGTGGGCAGTATTGTCCAGAATGGCATCAGAGACCACGCCACATTAATCCACAAGAAGTTATTAAAATCATGAAAGACTTAAATGCTCAAAATACCCTGGGAATCCACTGGGGTACTTTCATCTTGAGTGGAGAGTACTTCAGGGAACCTAAGGAGAAGCTTGAAATGTTAGCGggatttgaagaaataagCGATAGATGCTACTGTCCTGAACTTGGACAGACTATTGATTTTtccgaaaaaaaatag
- the SWD3 gene encoding Swd3p, whose amino-acid sequence MLQFVSQILPASGAVSTSCQISPNGEYVAISSNTNILLYEISTSKLIHLTTTHVQGINCICWSPDSKCVASGSEDFSIEITHIFYGKIHRLMGHTAPVISVCYNNKGSILCSSSVDESIKEWHVLSGTALKTMSAHSDPVVSIDIPESDSSILSSGSYDGLIRIFDTESGHCLKTLTYDKDWIAEDGVVPISMVKFSKNGKFLLVKSLDNVVKLWDYTRGTVVRTFLWPNQETKTKLKYNCGLELMYPKDSDPLVISGDDFGDMCIWNAYSKTLLQKINDKHRNSPVISISAKDSMLVTLSINGECNMFRWSS is encoded by the coding sequence ATGTTACAATTCGTTAGCCAAATACTCCCCGCCTCTGGAGCAGTTAGTACGTCTTGTCAAATCTCTCCTAATGGGGAATATGTCGCTATTAGTTCAAATACGAACATCCTACTCTATGAGATTTCAACATCCAAACTGATTCATCTTACTACTACACACGTACAAGGTATCAATTGCATATGCTGGTCGCCGGATTCTAAATGTGTAGCTAGTGGTTCCGAGGATTTTAGTATTGAAATCACACATATATTCTACGGGAAGATACATAGGCTCATGGGACACACAGCGCCAGTCATCTCAGTCTGctataataataaaggaaGCATACTTTGTTCATCATCGGTGGATGAAAGTATCAAGGAGTGGCATGTACTAAGTGGTACAGCTTTGAAAACTATGTCAGCCCATTCAGATCCCGTTGTATCTATAGATATTCCAGAATCAGACTCAAGCATTCTCAGTTCTGGTTCTTATGATGGTTTGATCAGGATATTTGACACCGAGTCAGGCCATTGTTTGAAAACGTTAACATATGATAAGGACTGGATTGCAGAAGATGGTGTTGTGCCAATATCAATGGTAAAATTCAGCAAAAATGGTAAATTCCTACTTGTCAAATCTTTAGATAATGTTGTCAAACTGTGGGACTATACAAGAGGTACGGTCGTACGAACATTCTTATGGCCTAACCAAGAAACCAAGACTAAGCTTAAATACAATTGCGGTCTCGAGCTCATGTACCCAAAAGACTCTGATCCACTAGTCATTAGTGGTGACGATTTTGGAGATATGTGTATCTGGAATGCCTACTCCAAGACTTTGCTACAAAAGATCAACGATAAACATCGCAATTCTCCAGTGATATCCATATCAGCGAAAGACTCAATGTTAGTTACGCTTTCCATAAATGGTGAGTGTAATATGTTCCGTTGGAGTTCCTAA
- a CDS encoding alpha/beta fold hydrolase yields MLLAYTVRPSNWSFTRRAYSATARAFNQQKGLLPLPIKETVDMAYDLHLPERSVIGKMPYHSPEPIIFYHGLLGSKRNYRHDCKKLATALQTPVYTVDIRNHGSSEHALPFDYNTLVNDLVHFAETHSLGKVNLVGYSLGAKVAMLACLKHPERFSAACIIDNSPEEQPHIKPLLTALVKSCVKLLDHHNVRADDKLWRHKASEALKKYIPDAGIRYYLLSNIINNPRVVEYRSPVINYDDGMLHFKNPVRHMMDFVTKEVAAWPTQELEGKQFLGPVNFIKATRSDFINPKSLQAINQYFPYHNIDEINATHFILNERPQEYLRAVTDFFKVTRYQLEKKREQDLAKIDQLNASESLKSARD; encoded by the coding sequence atgCTTCTCGCTTACACCGTCAGACCATCTAACTGGTCTTTTACCAGAAGAGCATACTCTGCTACTGCCAGAGCCTTCAACCAACAAAAAGGGCTTTTGCCATTGCCAATCAAGGAAACTGTCGATATGGCATATGATCTGCACTTGCCAGAAAGATCTGTAATTGGTAAAATGCCATACCACAGTCCAGAACCAATCATTTTCTATCACGGTTTGCTTGGTTCTAAGCGCAATTATAGACATGACTGTAAGAAGCTTGCTACCGCTTTGCAAACTCCAGTCTACACTGTCGATATCAGAAACCACGGATCTTCTGAACATGCTCTACCATTCGATTACAACACTTTAGTCAACGACCTAGTGCATTTCGCAGAGACACACTCATTGGGTAAGGTTAACCTTGTGGGTTATTCTTTGGGTGCTAAGGTTGCCATGCTTGCCTGTTTGAAACATCCAGAACGTTTCAGTGCTGCTTGTATTATTGACAACtctccagaagaacaacCTCATATTAAGCCTTTGCTAACTGCCCTTGTGAAATCTTGCGTTAAGTTGCTAGATCACCATAATGTTAGAGCAGATGACAAGCTATGGAGACACAAAGCCTCGGAGgcattgaagaagtacaTTCCAGATGCTGGTATCAGATACTATCTATTAAGcaacatcatcaacaatCCTCGTGTGGTTGAATACAGATCTCCAGTTATCAACTATGACGACGGTATGCTACATTTCAAAAACCCAGTTAGACACATGATGGACTTCGTTACTAAAGAAGTTGCAGCTTGGCCAACTCAGGAACTCGAGGGTAAGCAATTCTTGGGACCTGTTAACTTCATCAAGGCTACCCGCTCTGACTTCATCAACCCAAAGAGCTTGCAAGCAATTAACCAATATTTCCCTTACCACAACATTGACGAAATTAATGCAACTCATTTCATCTTAAACGAACGTCCTCAAGAGTACTTAAGAGCCGTTACCGATTTCTTCAAGGTGACAAGATATCaattagagaagaagagagaacaAGATCTTGCTAAGATCGATCAACTCAATGCATCTGAATCTCTCAAAAGTGCTAGAGATTAA